TTGTATCGGATTTTTTTGCGCATCTTTGGCGAGTGTTAATGCAACATTGGTAGAAAGGTCTCCAAAATCCGGATTGTTTGGGGGAGATAGTTTGATGTCCCGCTCCGGCAAACCAAGAGCGGTAAGAGAATCAGTCAGCGCTTGGATTAGCTGTGATAAAATCGTCATCGTTGTATTCAATTATTGGGGCATCAGCCCACAGTTTTTCAATATTATAATAATTTCGTTCAGTTGTGCGAAATATGTGTACAATCACATCAATGTAATCAAGCAATACCCAATTCAATTGTTGATAGCCTTCAATTCGAATTGGTTTATGATCAGTGTTTCTCCGAATAGAGTCGGAAATTGCTTTAACCTGGACATCCGTATCAGCAGAACAAATGACAAAATGGTCGGTAATGCTTGTGAGATCCTTTACCTCAATACTCAGGACATGGTCCGCTTTTTTATCTAAGGAGAGTTGCGCAATTTGTGCCGCCAAATCACTTGAAGTGATAGGGGGAGAAGAAGAAGAATTAGTCAAAATAAATAAATTAGTTTTTTAAATAAGATTGAATCGAAGTGATCGAAGAATAATCTTTTCCAATAATCAAAGTCAGGTCTACATCAAGGTTCGGATCGGCAGAAGTGATGACCTGAGCAGGATTTTCAATATCAAACCCTAGTGCTGCGGCCACTTGTTTCAATCCCTCAATATTTTCATTTCGTTGGATTAGGATAGTTTGCTCATATTCAAAATGATCAGCATTTTCAGAACGGACAACATCCACTCGATTCTTCCTTAATAATTCAGAAAATTTTGCAGCCAAACCCGGTTCCCCGCAACCATTTAATATTTCAATTTCAATATCCAAAACGGGGTTAGCATCATAAACATCTACGGCCAATTTTGGAGTATTAGGCATGGATGGGAATTTTACTTCAATAGGTACACCGCTTTGCGTTTGTCGTCCTGAAAAAGAAAAAATGAAGGCAACTAACAAAAGGGATAGGATTGCAATTCCGGAATTAACAAGTCCCATACGTTGTGCCTTTCCCCGGGATTTTTTACGGGGAGTGGAAAATAATTTGAATGATTTACGACGTTTTAACTTGGTCACTAGCGTGTATGATATAAGCTAGAGTAGGGTCTGGCATAGCCATACCGGGGATAATTATTCATGCTAAATTTCACAAAAAGATTTTCAGTTGGTTGATAATCGAGGCTGGCGCCATAATATAGTTGAGAACCGCCCAACCCATTTTTAGCATATGGGTTGATCCCGCCAAGGGGGGAGGCTAGACTAAATTGAGTAGAAAGCTTAAGGTTGTCCCTTACCATATAATTCATTTGATTTGTATAAGCACCTACTGTCATGGATTGGCCACCCATGTTCGACATACTCATTCCAAAGCTGTGATACATGGAAAAACGATTTATATCCAGGAGGGATAATCCCTGGGCATGTGAGAGCCCTTGGCTATTCACAGGAATACCTGGTGACGGCAAGTCTGAACGAAATTGTCCAAATGCTAATGCCGAAAAAATAGCAAGTGTTGTTATTTTTTTAATTAAGGGCTTCATAAGTACATATAAAATACAAAGAAATGATAGTATTTGTTCCAGCCATTTTTTAATTAATTGCGACCTTTGATAATTCCCCCACCGAGGCATTCATCGCCTAGATAAAAAACAATGGATTGTCCAGGTGTAATGGCGAATTGTGGTTGATCAAACTTTACGGAGAATGAATCAGAGGTAAGTTCGGTAATCTCACATTTTTGGTCACTTTGGCGATAACGAATTTTTGCGTACAATCCTTCAAAATCATCTGGTGGCGTGGCGCCGGTCCAATGGATTTGATCAGCTGATAAATGTTGATGAAAAAGAGCAGGATGATCATGACCTTGGGCCACGATCAGCGTATTTTGATCCAGATCTTTTTCAGCCACGAACCAGGGCGCTTCTTTTTCACCATAGCCGCCGCCGATTCCTAATCCCTTACGCTGACCCATAGTATAATACATAAGGCCATCATGCTCTCCACAAACTTGGCCATTAATTGTTTTCATTTTCCCCGGTTTAGTAGGAATATATTTTTTAAGAAAATCTTTAAAGAATTTTTGTTCACCAATAAAACATACACCAGTACTGTCTTTTTTGGCATGATTAATCAATCCTGAATCTTGCGCTAATTTTCTCACATTTATTTTTTCAATTTCACCAATGGGGAACATACTTTTTGAAAGAGCTTTCTGCCCGAGTAAATAAAGAAAATAACTTTGATCTTTTCCTGGATCGAGACCTTTCAATAATTTGAATTGACCATTTGATTCATCAATCCTGGCATAATGCCCTGTGGCTATTTTGTCCGCGCCCAATTCAATTGAGTAATCTAAAAAGGCTTTAAATTTCACTTCCCGGTTACAAAGGACATCAGGGTTGGGTGTACGTCCTTTGGCATATTCATCTATAAAATATTGGAAGACACCGTCCCAATATTCTTTGGCGAAATTAACACTACGAAGTGGCAAATTTAAATGATCGCAAACGGCAAGTGCATCCTTATAATCTTCTTCCGCAGTACAATTTTCATCATCATTGCCTTCCCAGTTTTTCATGAATACACATTCTACATCGTAGCCTTGTTGTTGAAGAAGCAGTGCAGTAACGGAGCTATCTACACCGCCGCTAATGCCCACAATGATAGGTTTACCCATGGGTGATTGAATCAAGCACCTGGGCTAGCCCAAGCACCTCTTCTTCTGTATTTCCTCGGCCAAGACTAATGCGGAGGGTGGATATATTTTGATTATCTGGAATTCCCATTGCTTTCAATACTTCCGATGGTTTCACGGATCCAGCACCACAGGCGGAACCGCTAGAAACTTCAATCCCTTTTCGGTCCAATTTTGCCAAAAGGATATCGCTTTTTTCACCGGGGAATGAAACGCTGATTACGCCGGGGATATGATGTTTGGGACAACCATTAATTTTAACGTGGGGGCATACAATTTTAAGGTTCTTTAATAATACTGCTTCTAATTCCTCTAAATGATGCATCCGCTTTGACAAATTCTTTGAGGCTAGCCGTACAGCTTCGCCAAGCCCGGCTATACCTGGGACATTCTCAGTACCTGCCCGGAGATTACTTTCTTGTCCTCCGCCTATGATGAGTGAATTGAGTTGGGCGCTTTTTCTTTTATACAAAAAGCCCACACCCTTAGGACCATAAAATTTATGAGCGGAAAAACTCAAGTAATCAGCTTCAATTTCTTTTACGGATAAGGGTATTTTACCCAAAGCCTGAACTGTGTCCGAATGAAAAGGGATTCCAGCAGAATGGGCAGTTTCTAATAGAGTCTTGATGGGTTGTATTGAACCAACTTCATTATTTACCATCATGATAGAAATCAAACCGGTATTCGGTTGAATGGCATTCTGGAGGTTTTCGTTATTCACTCGCCCGTGGCCGTTTACAGGAAGGACGGAATAGGTGATTCCATATGGGGCGAGTTTTTGAAGCACTTTTAATACGGCAGGATGTTCAACTGCAGAAGTAATTACATGTTTTTTATCTGATTGCGTTAGGGACCACATTACCAG
Above is a genomic segment from Candidatus Neomarinimicrobiota bacterium containing:
- the mnmA gene encoding tRNA 2-thiouridine(34) synthase MnmA produces the protein MGKPIIVGISGGVDSSVTALLLQQQGYDVECVFMKNWEGNDDENCTAEEDYKDALAVCDHLNLPLRSVNFAKEYWDGVFQYFIDEYAKGRTPNPDVLCNREVKFKAFLDYSIELGADKIATGHYARIDESNGQFKLLKGLDPGKDQSYFLYLLGQKALSKSMFPIGEIEKINVRKLAQDSGLINHAKKDSTGVCFIGEQKFFKDFLKKYIPTKPGKMKTINGQVCGEHDGLMYYTMGQRKGLGIGGGYGEKEAPWFVAEKDLDQNTLIVAQGHDHPALFHQHLSADQIHWTGATPPDDFEGLYAKIRYRQSDQKCEITELTSDSFSVKFDQPQFAITPGQSIVFYLGDECLGGGIIKGRN
- the rsfS gene encoding ribosome silencing factor, with protein sequence MTSSDLAAQIAQLSLDKKADHVLSIEVKDLTSITDHFVICSADTDVQVKAISDSIRRNTDHKPIRIEGYQQLNWVLLDYIDVIVHIFRTTERNYYNIEKLWADAPIIEYNDDDFITANPSAD
- a CDS encoding LytR C-terminal domain-containing protein, whose translation is MGLVNSGIAILSLLLVAFIFSFSGRQTQSGVPIEVKFPSMPNTPKLAVDVYDANPVLDIEIEILNGCGEPGLAAKFSELLRKNRVDVVRSENADHFEYEQTILIQRNENIEGLKQVAAALGFDIENPAQVITSADPNLDVDLTLIIGKDYSSITSIQSYLKN
- a CDS encoding cysteine desulfurase — protein: MPYFDHSATTPIHPDVLKKMNEVSSTHYGNPSSTHSSGRKSKSIIEDARRQIASAIGANASEIIFTGSGTEGNNLVMWSLTQSDKKHVITSAVEHPAVLKVLQKLAPYGITYSVLPVNGHGRVNNENLQNAIQPNTGLISIMMVNNEVGSIQPIKTLLETAHSAGIPFHSDTVQALGKIPLSVKEIEADYLSFSAHKFYGPKGVGFLYKRKSAQLNSLIIGGGQESNLRAGTENVPGIAGLGEAVRLASKNLSKRMHHLEELEAVLLKNLKIVCPHVKINGCPKHHIPGVISVSFPGEKSDILLAKLDRKGIEVSSGSACGAGSVKPSEVLKAMGIPDNQNISTLRISLGRGNTEEEVLGLAQVLDSITHG